A genome region from Sphingobacteriaceae bacterium GW460-11-11-14-LB5 includes the following:
- a CDS encoding GNAT family N-acetyltransferase: MEHITIERATIADIEKLQEISRTTFYEAFAAVNSAENMEFYLENSFSQEKLTGELSNTDSQFYFALLDGKVIGYLKINLGQAQTEKLDLDALEIERIYLLKAFYGQKVGQLLYQKAIDIAHEIQASYVWLGVWEENYRALKFYEKNGFIAFDKHKFWLGDDEQTDLMMKKILVNENELKVS, encoded by the coding sequence ATGGAGCATATCACAATCGAAAGGGCAACAATAGCTGATATCGAAAAATTACAGGAGATCAGTAGAACAACGTTTTATGAGGCTTTTGCAGCGGTAAATAGTGCCGAAAACATGGAATTTTATCTCGAAAACAGCTTTTCGCAAGAAAAACTGACAGGGGAACTGAGTAATACGGATTCTCAATTTTATTTTGCCCTGCTTGATGGAAAAGTGATTGGCTATTTAAAAATCAACCTTGGGCAGGCACAAACCGAAAAGCTGGATCTTGATGCACTTGAAATAGAACGGATTTACCTTCTGAAAGCATTTTATGGTCAAAAAGTTGGCCAGCTGCTTTACCAGAAAGCCATTGATATTGCCCACGAAATACAGGCCAGTTATGTATGGCTGGGTGTATGGGAAGAAAACTACAGGGCTTTAAAGTTCTACGAAAAAAATGGCTTTATTGCTTTCGATAAACATAAGTTCTGGCTAGGCGATGATGAGCAAACAGATTTGATGATGAAAAAAATATTGGTTAACGAAAACGAATTAAAAGTATCCTGA
- a CDS encoding LysR family transcriptional regulator, with product MDLQRIKYFLALSEQLHYWKTAEKVNITQSALSRQIQSLENELGLQLFERNKRNVKLTPAGKFLKEKWEVELNEIEYIHQFAKQIHLGERGTITIAHPDSISASIMPDILAKITEAFPQLQIKLVQVLYENQLDFLKNYKIDLAITRDITSEQGIKSKKIYSDHLALVVPLEHAFKRFEDLSKESLRAQKFILPTKDEGSSYSEIIQALFKSYDFVPDVFLHSEFGSTIIALVRKGLGIAILPDSYMHHQSPGLRFIPLPFKTDILINWRADDHNPVLANILKLVFGD from the coding sequence ATGGATCTTCAGCGAATCAAGTATTTTTTGGCCTTGTCAGAACAGCTTCATTATTGGAAAACGGCAGAAAAGGTAAATATCACACAGTCAGCCCTTAGCCGCCAAATTCAGTCGCTTGAAAATGAATTGGGTTTACAGCTTTTTGAACGTAATAAACGTAATGTGAAGCTCACTCCGGCGGGTAAATTCTTAAAAGAAAAGTGGGAAGTCGAATTAAATGAAATCGAATATATCCATCAGTTTGCCAAACAGATCCATTTAGGCGAACGCGGAACGATTACCATTGCACATCCTGATTCGATATCGGCTTCCATCATGCCCGATATTTTAGCGAAGATTACAGAGGCCTTTCCACAGCTCCAAATTAAATTGGTACAGGTTTTATATGAAAATCAACTCGATTTTCTGAAAAATTATAAGATCGACCTCGCCATTACCCGCGATATAACCAGCGAGCAGGGTATTAAATCGAAAAAAATATATTCCGATCACCTGGCTTTAGTGGTTCCCTTAGAACATGCTTTTAAAAGATTCGAAGATTTATCTAAGGAGAGCCTTAGGGCGCAAAAATTTATCCTGCCCACTAAAGATGAGGGCAGTAGTTACAGCGAGATTATTCAGGCACTTTTCAAATCTTACGATTTTGTGCCGGATGTATTTCTGCATTCCGAATTTGGATCAACCATTATTGCACTGGTGCGCAAAGGACTGGGAATAGCGATTTTGCCCGATTCTTATATGCACCACCAAAGTCCGGGGCTGCGCTTTATCCCGCTGCCCTTTAAAACCGATATATTGATCAATTGGCGGGCCGATGACCATAATCCTGTGCTGGCGAATATTCTAAAACTTGTTTTTGGAGATTAG
- a CDS encoding hydrolase TatD: MCCSSSIERDKALMGEPEAFDISAVKGMKFFDPHVHMTSRTTDDYQAMADAGVVALIEPAFWLGQPRTGLDSFRDYYSSLIGWERFRSSQFGIKHYCTIGLNSREANNESLAEQVMEILPLFVYKEGVVGIGEIGFDDQTAAEEKYYRLQLELAKEAGLPIQVHTPHRDKKKGTQRSMDIALEHGLDPYSVIIDHNNEETVKEVLDRGFWAAFTIYPFTKMGNERMVEIVKQYGPERIMVNSAADWGISDPLAVPKTAALMKMRGLSDQDIELVTYRNAITAFAQSGQLDEADFNAQKNVDLTEKFEGNTILRGGQQPRTDKSSIIIS; the protein is encoded by the coding sequence ATGTGTTGCAGTAGTTCAATTGAAAGAGATAAAGCATTGATGGGGGAGCCTGAAGCGTTCGATATCAGTGCGGTAAAGGGGATGAAATTCTTCGACCCACATGTTCACATGACTTCGAGGACAACAGACGATTATCAGGCGATGGCCGATGCAGGTGTTGTTGCCTTGATAGAGCCTGCATTTTGGCTGGGGCAGCCACGTACCGGATTGGATAGCTTTAGAGATTATTATAGCAGCCTGATCGGTTGGGAGCGTTTCCGTTCCTCACAGTTTGGTATCAAACATTATTGTACCATTGGACTAAACTCGAGAGAGGCCAATAACGAAAGCCTGGCAGAACAGGTAATGGAAATATTGCCTTTGTTTGTCTATAAAGAAGGCGTAGTGGGAATAGGAGAAATCGGTTTCGACGATCAGACTGCTGCCGAAGAAAAATATTACAGGCTACAGCTCGAACTGGCTAAAGAAGCAGGTTTACCTATACAGGTGCACACACCACACCGCGATAAGAAAAAAGGCACGCAGCGGAGCATGGATATTGCCTTGGAACATGGCCTCGATCCGTATAGTGTAATTATCGATCACAACAATGAAGAGACCGTAAAAGAGGTATTAGATAGAGGCTTCTGGGCTGCTTTTACCATATATCCGTTTACCAAAATGGGTAATGAGCGTATGGTGGAGATTGTTAAACAGTACGGCCCGGAGCGTATTATGGTGAATTCTGCTGCCGATTGGGGCATCAGCGATCCTTTGGCTGTACCTAAAACTGCGGCTTTAATGAAAATGCGGGGTTTAAGCGATCAGGATATTGAACTGGTTACTTACCGCAATGCCATTACTGCATTTGCACAGAGCGGACAGCTGGATGAAGCCGATTTCAATGCGCAAAAAAATGTAGACCTCACTGAAAAATTCGAAGGTAACACCATTTTGCGCGGCGGACAACAGCCAAGAACAGATAAATCGTCTATCATCATCAGCTAA
- a CDS encoding polyprenyltransferase has protein sequence MRPANIVTSVADILAGIAISGVLSSGFSIPWLSIVLLAASTACLYGGGIVFNDVFDADLDKIERPERAIPSGLISLQNATILGSLLLFAGITLAALNSLTSGLLALLVAVFALLYNKFGKHHSFFGPLNMGLCRGFNLLLGLSIVPEMLCSHYYLAVIPVIYIFSITMTSRGEVHGGHAKNLYLAAFLYAIVICAIAYFAFVNDRLLWSLLFLVPFTFMIFRPLLKAIKEPIGKNIGGAVKAGVISLILMDAAWAVTFDAQILAFIIAALLPLSMWLSKLFAVT, from the coding sequence ATGCGCCCTGCCAATATTGTTACTTCAGTTGCAGATATTTTAGCGGGAATTGCCATTTCTGGTGTTTTAAGCAGTGGGTTTTCCATTCCATGGTTATCTATTGTGCTTTTAGCCGCATCAACAGCCTGTTTGTATGGAGGAGGAATCGTTTTCAACGATGTTTTTGATGCCGATCTGGATAAAATAGAACGCCCGGAAAGGGCCATCCCGAGTGGTTTGATCAGTTTGCAAAATGCAACCATTTTAGGAAGTCTGTTGCTTTTTGCTGGAATAACCCTGGCTGCGTTAAATAGTTTAACATCGGGATTATTGGCACTTTTAGTAGCCGTTTTCGCTTTGCTTTATAATAAATTTGGCAAACACCATTCTTTTTTCGGACCATTGAATATGGGCCTATGCCGTGGTTTTAACCTGCTGTTGGGTTTGAGTATTGTGCCAGAAATGCTTTGTAGTCATTATTACCTGGCAGTTATTCCGGTTATTTATATTTTTTCCATTACGATGACCAGCCGGGGTGAAGTTCACGGAGGCCATGCTAAAAACTTGTATTTGGCGGCCTTTCTATATGCAATCGTGATCTGCGCTATTGCTTATTTTGCTTTTGTAAACGATAGGTTGTTGTGGTCGCTACTGTTTCTGGTTCCTTTTACCTTTATGATTTTCAGGCCACTTTTAAAAGCAATAAAAGAACCTATCGGTAAAAATATCGGCGGAGCAGTAAAAGCTGGCGTAATTTCACTTATTTTGATGGATGCCGCCTGGGCCGTAACTTTCGATGCCCAGATTTTGGCTTTTATTATTGCAGCTTTATTGCCATTATCCATGTGGCTCTCTAAATTATTCGCCGTTACTTAA
- the aroB gene encoding 3-dehydroquinate synthase (catalyzes the formation of 3-dehydroquinate from 3-deoxy-arabino-heptulonate 7-phosphate; functions in aromatic amino acid biosynthesis), with protein MEHLHQSFTVQYNYNVFFTSSLFLPENELLNSFLVNLNPAVAVKKILFVIDEGVANAHQDLNNQIKAYFSKYPQTQLVQDILVIPGGEQVKNDTQYFDRVLEAINVHGIDRHSFVAAIGGGAVLDMVGYAATVAHRGIKHIRIPSTVLSQNDSGVGVKNGINYFNKKNFLGTFSPPVAVFNDEVFLSTLSDRDWRSGIAEAIKVALIKDREFFEWLEANATALAQRDITAMNYQIWKCAKLHLEHIRSADPFENGSARPLDFGHWSAHKLEYLTNFEVRHGEAVAMGIALDAVYSNLSGRISTEDAQRVISLIHQLGFELTHPLLQVTEGNSPILQGLEEFREHLGGELTITLLTGLGSGEEVHEIDADILKQAAEILNNQTAIIQH; from the coding sequence ATGGAACATTTACATCAATCCTTTACGGTACAATATAATTATAATGTTTTCTTTACTTCATCGCTCTTTTTGCCAGAAAATGAACTGTTGAACAGTTTTTTAGTTAATCTAAATCCGGCAGTTGCAGTAAAAAAGATTTTATTTGTAATAGATGAAGGTGTGGCAAATGCACACCAGGACCTTAATAACCAGATTAAAGCATATTTTTCAAAATACCCTCAAACGCAATTGGTTCAGGATATCTTAGTTATCCCTGGGGGAGAACAGGTGAAAAACGACACGCAATATTTTGATCGGGTATTGGAAGCCATTAATGTTCATGGAATTGACCGGCATTCGTTTGTTGCTGCCATTGGCGGCGGGGCGGTGCTCGATATGGTGGGTTATGCGGCTACGGTTGCACACCGCGGGATTAAACACATCAGGATTCCAAGTACTGTGCTTTCGCAGAACGATTCGGGCGTCGGGGTAAAAAATGGAATTAATTATTTCAATAAAAAGAACTTTTTAGGCACTTTTTCGCCGCCAGTTGCTGTTTTTAACGATGAAGTATTTTTAAGCACTTTATCCGATCGCGATTGGCGTTCAGGTATTGCCGAAGCGATTAAAGTGGCACTGATTAAAGACCGCGAATTTTTTGAATGGCTGGAGGCGAATGCCACTGCACTTGCACAACGCGATATCACCGCCATGAACTACCAGATCTGGAAATGCGCAAAACTCCACCTGGAGCATATCCGCAGTGCCGATCCTTTCGAAAACGGTTCGGCCCGACCATTGGATTTTGGCCATTGGAGTGCGCATAAACTAGAGTATCTGACTAATTTTGAAGTGAGGCATGGCGAGGCTGTTGCCATGGGTATTGCCTTAGATGCCGTATATTCCAATTTATCGGGCAGGATCAGTACGGAAGACGCGCAAAGGGTAATTAGCCTGATCCATCAACTTGGTTTCGAATTAACTCATCCTTTGTTACAGGTTACTGAAGGCAATAGTCCAATTTTACAGGGGCTGGAAGAATTTAGGGAACACCTTGGTGGCGAATTAACCATCACTTTGCTTACAGGCCTGGGTAGTGGAGAGGAAGTGCATGAAATTGATGCCGATATTTTAAAACAAGCTGCCGAAATTTTAAATAACCAAACGGCTATTATTCAACATTAA
- a CDS encoding xylose isomerase, whose product MKLTSGHLTFCTNIYAGENWMAHFAVLKDSFPVLKAQLSPDAPMGIGLRLSNLASIELLEENHLETFKQWLKQEGGYVFTMNGFPYGGFHHTRVKDKVHAPDWTTRDRVAYTLRLAEILSELLPEDLDGGISTSPLSYKPWFKDTLEKEKATTTASTHVLAVAQGLAKIHQQTDKMIHLDIEPEPDGFLESGEEFINWFENELLPIGKTYFAERSGLNANEAENLIKMHIRLCYDVCHFAIGYEPHTAIIKELQEKGIKIGKIQISAALKAKLPASLSARTAVLDQLGRFDEPTYLHQVIARKNDGTLLRYPDLSDALAAGENPEVEEWRAHFHVPIFVEDMGLIQSTQSDITEVLNLQKNSPFTTHLEVETYTWEVLPTALKAPLNDSIIRELAWVKNLL is encoded by the coding sequence ATGAAATTAACTTCCGGACATTTAACCTTCTGTACCAATATTTATGCAGGCGAAAACTGGATGGCACATTTTGCGGTGTTAAAAGATAGTTTTCCGGTATTAAAAGCCCAGTTATCACCAGATGCACCTATGGGCATCGGTTTACGCCTTTCCAATCTCGCCAGTATCGAATTGCTGGAAGAAAATCACCTGGAAACATTTAAACAATGGCTTAAGCAGGAAGGTGGGTATGTATTTACCATGAACGGATTTCCCTATGGTGGTTTTCACCATACCAGGGTTAAAGATAAGGTACATGCGCCCGATTGGACGACCAGAGACCGCGTTGCATATACACTTCGTTTAGCTGAAATCCTTTCCGAATTACTCCCGGAAGACTTAGATGGTGGGATTTCGACTTCACCATTAAGCTATAAACCCTGGTTTAAGGATACTTTAGAGAAGGAAAAAGCTACTACCACCGCAAGCACACATGTTTTAGCAGTTGCACAAGGTTTAGCAAAAATCCATCAGCAAACAGATAAAATGATCCACCTCGATATCGAACCAGAACCAGATGGTTTTTTGGAATCTGGCGAGGAATTTATCAACTGGTTTGAAAACGAGCTTTTACCAATTGGAAAAACATATTTTGCGGAGCGATCGGGCTTAAACGCCAATGAAGCAGAAAATTTAATCAAAATGCATATCCGTTTGTGTTATGATGTTTGTCATTTTGCAATCGGATATGAACCACATACGGCCATCATCAAAGAACTGCAGGAGAAAGGGATTAAGATTGGGAAAATTCAGATTAGTGCGGCATTAAAAGCAAAATTACCTGCCTCTCTTTCAGCAAGAACAGCTGTATTAGATCAGTTAGGCCGTTTTGATGAACCTACTTACCTCCACCAGGTAATTGCACGAAAAAATGACGGTACGCTATTGCGTTATCCTGACCTGTCGGATGCACTGGCAGCGGGTGAAAATCCTGAAGTAGAGGAGTGGAGGGCACATTTCCATGTTCCCATTTTTGTTGAAGATATGGGTTTGATCCAATCTACACAGTCAGACATTACCGAGGTGCTAAACTTGCAAAAAAACAGTCCTTTTACCACGCATTTAGAAGTCGAAACCTACACCTGGGAGGTTTTACCAACAGCTTTAAAAGCACCTTTGAACGATTCAATCATTAGGGAGCTCGCCTGGGTTAAAAATTTATTATAA
- a CDS encoding alkaline phosphatase family protein, with protein sequence MHKTVVIDIVALSTSVIGTHTPFLQRYISENHLTTVEPLLPAVTTAVQSSYLTGKYPSENGIVGNGWYDDTDSEIKFWKQSNKLVNAEKIWDQAKKEDPDFTCANMFWWYNMYSTADFSVTPRPNYLADGRKLPDCYSHPAELRDHLQNKLGQFPLFQFWGPGANIKSTRWIADASMETEKLHNPTLTLIYLPHLDYCLQKFGPELDKISTELKEIDQVVEELVRFYESRGARIILLSEYGIAPVNKPIHLNRLFRENGLIQIREERGLELLDLGASKAFVVADHQVAHVYINDKSVTEQVKALLKSVPEIELILDQAGQEKHHINHERSGDLVLTAKENSWFTYYFWLDDAKAPDYARVVDIHKKPGYDPVEMFMTSKLRAGYKLLRKKAGFRYVMDVIPLDATLVKGSHGSINVADRFKPVLVTPKAIDKTLHAPDVYQVIWDSLTV encoded by the coding sequence ATGCACAAAACCGTTGTTATCGATATCGTAGCCTTATCTACTTCCGTAATTGGAACGCATACACCTTTTCTTCAGCGATATATTTCCGAAAACCATTTAACTACCGTCGAGCCTTTGTTGCCGGCAGTTACCACAGCTGTACAGTCGAGCTATTTAACGGGTAAATATCCTTCAGAAAATGGCATTGTGGGTAATGGATGGTACGATGATACGGATAGTGAAATTAAATTCTGGAAACAGTCTAATAAACTGGTGAATGCCGAAAAAATATGGGATCAGGCTAAAAAAGAAGATCCGGATTTTACCTGTGCCAATATGTTCTGGTGGTACAACATGTATTCGACAGCCGATTTTTCGGTAACACCACGTCCCAATTACCTGGCCGATGGCCGTAAACTACCCGACTGTTATTCTCATCCGGCAGAACTACGCGACCATTTACAAAATAAACTGGGGCAGTTCCCCTTGTTTCAGTTCTGGGGCCCTGGTGCAAATATTAAATCAACCAGATGGATTGCAGATGCGTCGATGGAAACTGAAAAACTCCACAATCCTACGCTTACCTTAATTTATCTGCCCCATTTAGACTATTGCCTGCAAAAGTTTGGCCCCGAGCTCGATAAAATCAGTACTGAACTGAAAGAAATCGACCAGGTAGTAGAAGAATTGGTTCGTTTTTATGAAAGCAGGGGTGCACGCATCATTTTGCTTTCTGAATATGGTATTGCCCCTGTAAATAAGCCAATCCACCTTAACCGTTTGTTCAGGGAAAACGGTTTGATTCAGATCCGTGAAGAAAGAGGGTTGGAGTTACTCGATCTGGGTGCTTCTAAAGCATTCGTAGTGGCCGATCACCAGGTTGCACATGTTTACATTAATGATAAAAGTGTAACGGAGCAGGTGAAGGCTTTATTGAAAAGTGTACCAGAAATTGAATTGATACTGGATCAGGCAGGACAAGAGAAACACCACATTAACCATGAACGTTCAGGTGATCTGGTGCTTACGGCAAAAGAAAACAGCTGGTTTACCTATTATTTTTGGCTTGACGATGCTAAAGCGCCGGATTATGCGCGGGTAGTTGACATTCATAAAAAACCTGGCTACGATCCTGTAGAAATGTTCATGACTTCTAAATTGAGGGCAGGATACAAACTTTTAAGGAAAAAAGCCGGTTTCCGTTATGTGATGGATGTCATTCCGCTCGATGCTACACTGGTTAAAGGGTCGCATGGCAGCATTAATGTAGCTGATCGATTTAAACCTGTTCTGGTTACCCCAAAGGCAATCGATAAAACCTTACATGCACCGGATGTTTATCAGGTGATCTGGGATAGTTTGACTGTTTGA
- a CDS encoding CusA/CzcA family heavy metal efflux RND transporter, with translation MNKFIKSIIGFALKNKYFIFFATFLLILAGYLSFKHTTIDAFPDVTNTNITIITQWPGRSAEEVEKFVSRPLEIAMNPTEKRTSIRSSSLFGLSIVKVSFEDDIDYAEARVQVNNHLDEADLPEGIQPEVQPPYGPTGEIFRYTLSSDTKSVSELKTLQDWVIQRELLSVSGIADVVSFGGEVKTYQITVDPQKAIQYGVSAKELFEAVSKSNINVGGDVIVQSGQAYVVRGIGVLNNIDEIRNVVVDNINGTPVYVKTIADVAESALPRLGQVGRDKDPDVVEGIIVMRKGGNPSDVIARLKEKINTINSSILPDDVKIKPFYDREDLVNYSVHTVMGNMLEGILFVTLIVFLFMADWRTTLIVSIIIPLALLFAFICLKLKGMPANLLSMGAIDFGIIIDGAVVMVEGIFVVLDAKAKKVGMEKFNKMSKLGFIKKACLENGKGILFAKLIIITGLLPIFTFEKVEGKMFSPLAWTLSFALLGALILTFTLVPAMASVLLKKDVKEKHNIFLEWITKATLKFYDLCFKKKKLVFGISIVVLFLGAFSFKFLGTEFLPSLDEGSIYVRATGPLSISLDETKKLSNEMRKIFLSFEEVKQVMSQTGRPNDGTDATGFYNMEFHVDIYPRKEWRQKQTKEQLIERMQEKLKRFPGISLNFSQPISDNVEEAVSGVKGSIVVKLFGENFEYIEKEEEKIEDILKTVEGIEDLGILRNLGQPELQINLDQKKMALYGVSTADANAVIEMAIGGKTATQIYEGERKFDLIIRYPEDFRNDESSISKLRIPTLSGSNVQLGEISSIRKITGPSMIYRDKHKRYGAIKFSIRGRDMGSVIAEAQQKVNAKIKLPQGYQLEWAGDFENQQRAIARLSQAVPVSLLLIFFILFVLFGNFRDALLVLNNVPFAMIGGILALLAAGVNFNISAGIGFIALFGICVQNGVILITRFKTNITELKHHATWTFTDAMRDGIASRFRPVLMTALMAAIGLMPAALSTGIGSEASKPLAIVVIGGLITNTLFNLFVYPIVFYWSYGRKVHKAMSDVKM, from the coding sequence ATGAATAAATTCATAAAAAGCATTATAGGCTTTGCACTGAAGAATAAATATTTCATCTTTTTTGCCACTTTTCTCTTAATTCTGGCAGGTTATTTAAGCTTCAAACACACCACCATTGATGCGTTTCCTGATGTTACCAATACCAATATCACCATCATTACCCAATGGCCAGGCCGAAGTGCCGAAGAGGTAGAAAAGTTTGTAAGCAGACCTTTGGAAATTGCCATGAATCCTACCGAAAAACGGACCAGCATCCGTTCTTCTTCCCTATTTGGTTTATCCATTGTAAAAGTAAGTTTCGAAGATGATATAGATTATGCTGAAGCACGCGTACAGGTAAACAACCACCTCGATGAAGCAGACCTGCCCGAAGGAATCCAACCCGAAGTACAGCCACCTTACGGGCCTACTGGTGAAATATTCCGTTATACCTTATCTAGCGACACAAAATCTGTAAGTGAGTTAAAAACCTTACAGGATTGGGTGATACAAAGAGAACTTTTATCTGTTTCGGGCATTGCTGATGTAGTAAGTTTTGGAGGCGAGGTAAAAACCTACCAGATTACTGTTGATCCACAAAAAGCCATCCAATATGGTGTAAGTGCGAAGGAACTCTTCGAAGCGGTATCTAAAAGCAACATCAATGTGGGCGGCGATGTAATTGTACAAAGTGGTCAGGCTTATGTGGTGCGCGGTATCGGCGTGCTCAACAATATCGACGAAATCAGAAATGTGGTGGTTGATAATATTAATGGCACTCCTGTTTATGTTAAAACCATTGCCGATGTGGCAGAATCGGCTTTGCCAAGGCTAGGGCAAGTTGGCCGCGATAAAGATCCCGATGTGGTTGAAGGCATTATTGTAATGAGGAAGGGCGGTAATCCAAGTGATGTAATTGCCAGGCTGAAAGAAAAAATAAATACGATCAATTCCAGTATTTTGCCTGATGATGTAAAAATCAAACCTTTCTACGACCGCGAAGATCTGGTTAATTACTCCGTACACACCGTGATGGGCAATATGCTTGAAGGGATTTTATTTGTTACCCTAATCGTATTCCTCTTCATGGCTGATTGGCGCACCACCTTAATCGTTTCTATTATCATTCCTTTAGCACTTCTTTTTGCGTTTATCTGCCTCAAATTAAAAGGCATGCCAGCCAACCTGCTTTCTATGGGTGCAATTGATTTCGGGATCATTATAGACGGCGCCGTAGTAATGGTTGAAGGAATTTTCGTCGTGCTGGATGCAAAAGCCAAAAAAGTAGGCATGGAAAAGTTTAATAAAATGAGCAAACTCGGTTTTATTAAAAAAGCCTGTTTAGAAAACGGAAAAGGCATTTTATTTGCCAAACTGATCATCATTACTGGTTTGCTCCCCATTTTCACCTTTGAAAAAGTGGAAGGTAAAATGTTCTCTCCCCTAGCCTGGACTTTAAGTTTTGCCTTATTGGGCGCTTTAATCTTAACCTTTACACTTGTACCGGCCATGGCCAGCGTACTTCTAAAAAAGGATGTAAAAGAGAAACACAATATCTTTTTAGAATGGATTACCAAAGCAACCCTTAAATTTTACGATCTCTGTTTCAAAAAAAAGAAACTGGTTTTTGGAATTTCTATTGTAGTGCTGTTTTTAGGTGCTTTTAGTTTTAAATTTCTGGGGACAGAATTTTTGCCCAGTTTAGATGAGGGCTCCATTTATGTGCGTGCTACTGGCCCGTTGAGTATTTCGTTGGACGAAACCAAAAAACTTTCGAACGAGATGAGAAAGATCTTTTTAAGTTTCGAAGAGGTAAAACAAGTGATGTCTCAGACTGGCCGGCCAAACGATGGAACGGATGCAACGGGCTTTTACAACATGGAATTCCACGTGGATATTTACCCCCGAAAAGAATGGAGACAGAAACAGACTAAAGAACAGCTGATTGAGCGGATGCAGGAGAAATTAAAGCGCTTTCCTGGTATCAGCCTTAACTTTTCTCAGCCAATTTCTGATAATGTAGAAGAAGCTGTTTCAGGTGTAAAAGGATCAATTGTAGTGAAGCTGTTTGGCGAAAATTTCGAGTACATCGAAAAGGAAGAGGAAAAAATAGAAGATATTTTAAAAACGGTAGAGGGTATTGAAGATTTAGGTATACTCAGGAATCTGGGGCAGCCAGAATTACAGATTAATCTCGATCAGAAAAAAATGGCCTTATATGGCGTAAGCACAGCAGATGCTAATGCAGTGATCGAAATGGCGATCGGTGGTAAAACCGCTACGCAGATTTATGAAGGTGAACGCAAATTTGATCTCATCATCCGTTATCCCGAAGATTTTAGGAATGACGAAAGTTCGATCAGTAAATTACGTATACCAACGCTATCGGGTTCAAATGTTCAATTGGGCGAAATCTCGAGTATCCGTAAAATTACCGGACCAAGTATGATTTACCGCGATAAGCACAAGCGTTATGGGGCGATCAAATTCTCCATCAGAGGCCGTGATATGGGCAGCGTAATTGCCGAAGCACAACAAAAAGTAAATGCAAAAATCAAATTGCCACAGGGCTATCAGCTCGAGTGGGCCGGTGATTTTGAAAACCAGCAAAGAGCCATTGCACGTTTATCGCAGGCTGTTCCGGTAAGTTTGTTGCTGATATTTTTTATCCTGTTTGTGCTTTTCGGCAATTTTAGGGATGCGCTATTGGTACTCAATAACGTTCCTTTTGCCATGATCGGTGGCATATTGGCGCTGTTGGCCGCAGGTGTAAACTTTAACATTTCAGCAGGCATTGGTTTTATAGCATTATTCGGTATCTGTGTGCAGAACGGTGTGATCCTGATTACCCGCTTCAAAACCAACATCACCGAGCTGAAACACCACGCCACGTGGACTTTTACCGATGCCATGCGTGATGGGATTGCCAGCAGATTTAGGCCGGTATTAATGACGGCCTTAATGGCCGCTATTGGTTTAATGCCAGCAGCACTCTCTACCGGAATCGGTTCCGAAGCCAGTAAACCACTGGCCATTGTAGTTATTGGTGGGTTAATTACCAATACCTTGTTTAACCTTTTTGTGTATCCGATTGTATTTTATTGGTCGTACGGGAGAAAGGTACATAAAGCGATGAGTGATGTAAAAATGTAA